In the Syngnathus scovelli strain Florida chromosome 8, RoL_Ssco_1.2, whole genome shotgun sequence genome, one interval contains:
- the galnt13 gene encoding polypeptide N-acetylgalactosaminyltransferase 13 isoform X5 yields MRRFVYCKVVLTTSLVWVLVDVFLLLYFSECNKCDDKKDRSLLPALRAVISRNHEGPGEMGKSVNIPKEDHEKMKELFKINQFNLMASDMIALNRSLPDVRLDSCKTKVYPDNLPNTSIVIVFHNEAWSTLLRTVHSVINRSPRRLLVEIVLVDDFSERDFLGKKLEHYVRTLEVPVKILRMEQRSGLIRARLRGAAATKGQVITFLDAHCECTVGWLEPLLARIKEDRTAVVCPIIDVISDENFEYMAGSDMTYGGFNWKLNFRWYPVPQREMDRRKGDRTLPVRSGSVAVPWRLSLVPMSGMFSGRLLLTVSPEERVKSSTRTTGGWQKSGWMISKISSISYHQIRNVETNQCVDNMGRKENEKVGFFNCHGMGGNQVFSYTADKEIRTDDLCLDVSRLNGPVVMLKCHHMKGNQMFQYDAERLILLHVNSNQCLDMPFEEDKMVPSLRNCNGSRSQQWLLRNMTLSL; encoded by the exons ATGCGGCGGTTTGTCTACTGCAAGGTGGTCTTGACCACCTCTTTAGTCTGGGTGCTGGTGGACGTTTTCCTGTTGCTCTATTTCAGCGAATGTAACAAATGTGACGACAAGAAGGACCGCTCGCTGCTTCCTGCCCTCCGCG CCGTGATATCTCGTAACCACGAGGGTCCCGGTGAGATGGGCAAGTCTGTGAACATCCCCAAGGAGGACcacgagaagatgaaggagctctTTAAGATAAATCAGTTCAACCTGATGGCCAGCGATATGATTGCACTCAACAGGAGCTTGCCGGATGTCCGGTTGGACAG CTGCAAGACCAAAGTATACCCAGACAACTTGCCAAACACGAGCATCGTCATCGTGTTCCATAACGAGGCATGGAGCACATTGCTGCGGACAGTCCACAGTGTCATCAATCGCTCTCCCAGACGCTTACTTGTGGAAATCGTGCTTGTGGATGACTTCAGTGAGAGAG ACTTCttagggaaaaaattggagcacTATGTGCGGACCCTTGAAGTGCCAGTGAAGATTTTAAGGATGGAGCAGCGTTCAGGCCTTATCCGAGCCAGATTAAGAGGGGCAGCTGCCACCAAAGGTCAGGTCATCACCTTCCTGGACGCTCACTGCGAGTGTACTGTTGGGTGGCTGGAACCCTTGCTGGCCCGCATCAAAGAGGACAG GACTGCGGTTGTGTGCCCCATCATCGACGTCATCAGCGACGAGAACTTTGAATATATGGCGGGCTCAGATATGACCTACGGCGGATTTAACTGGAAGCTGAATTTCCGCTGGTACCCGGTTCCCCAGCGGGAGATGGATCGACGTAAGGGTGACCGAACGCTTCCTGTCAG ATCTGGCAGTGTGGCGGTTCCTTGGAGATTGTCACTTGTTCCCATGTCGGGCATGTTTTCCGGAAGGCTACTCCTTACAGTTTCCCCGGAGGAACGGGTCAAGTCATCAACAAGAACAACAGGCGGCTGGCAGAAGTCTGGATGGATGATTTCAAAGATTTCTTCTATATCATATCACCAG ATCAGGAACGTTGAGACCAACCAATGCGTCGACAACATGGGACGAAAGGAGAACGAGAAAGTTGGCTTCTTCAACTGCCACGGCATGGGTGGAAACCAG GTGTTCTCATACACGGCGGACAAAGAGATTCGGACAGATGACCTCTGTTTGGACGTCTCCCGCCTTAATGGGCCCGTCGTCATGCTCAAGTGTCACCACATGAAGGGCAatcaaatgtttcagtacgatGCGGAG AGACTCATCTTGCTGCACGTCAACAGCAACCAATGTTTGGACATGCCCTTCGAGGAGGACAAGATGGTCCCCAGCCTGAGGAACTGCAACGGAAGCCGCTCCCAGCAGTGGCTGCTCCGCAACATGACGCTGAGTCTCTGA
- the galnt13 gene encoding polypeptide N-acetylgalactosaminyltransferase 13 isoform X2, translating to MRRFVYCKVVLTTSLVWVLVDVFLLLYFSECNKCDDKKDRSLLPALRAVISRNHEGPGEMGKSVNIPKEDHEKMKELFKINQFNLMASDMIALNRSLPDVRLDSCKTKVYPDNLPNTSIVIVFHNEAWSTLLRTVHSVINRSPRRLLVEIVLVDDFSERDFLGKKLEHYVRTLEVPVKILRMEQRSGLIRARLRGAAATKGQVITFLDAHCECTVGWLEPLLARIKEDRTAVVCPIIDVISDENFEYMAGSDMTYGGFNWKLNFRWYPVPQREMDRRKGDRTLPVRTPTMAGGLFSIDKAYFEEIGSYDPGMDIWGGENLEMSFRIWQCGGSLEIVTCSHVGHVFRKATPYSFPGGTGQVINKNNRRLAEVWMDDFKDFFYIISPGVMRVNYGDVSSRKALRAALKCKPFSWYLENIYPDSQIPRRYYSLGEIRNVETNQCVDNMGRKENEKVGFFNCHGMGGNQVFSYTADKEIRTDDLCLDVSRLNGPVVMLKCHHMKGNQMFQYDAEKHTFLHIITQSCLTISRLEDGTFGPTVEYCNNSPLQAWILHNLTQVEVARRLYYSATDYFL from the exons ATGCGGCGGTTTGTCTACTGCAAGGTGGTCTTGACCACCTCTTTAGTCTGGGTGCTGGTGGACGTTTTCCTGTTGCTCTATTTCAGCGAATGTAACAAATGTGACGACAAGAAGGACCGCTCGCTGCTTCCTGCCCTCCGCG CCGTGATATCTCGTAACCACGAGGGTCCCGGTGAGATGGGCAAGTCTGTGAACATCCCCAAGGAGGACcacgagaagatgaaggagctctTTAAGATAAATCAGTTCAACCTGATGGCCAGCGATATGATTGCACTCAACAGGAGCTTGCCGGATGTCCGGTTGGACAG CTGCAAGACCAAAGTATACCCAGACAACTTGCCAAACACGAGCATCGTCATCGTGTTCCATAACGAGGCATGGAGCACATTGCTGCGGACAGTCCACAGTGTCATCAATCGCTCTCCCAGACGCTTACTTGTGGAAATCGTGCTTGTGGATGACTTCAGTGAGAGAG ACTTCttagggaaaaaattggagcacTATGTGCGGACCCTTGAAGTGCCAGTGAAGATTTTAAGGATGGAGCAGCGTTCAGGCCTTATCCGAGCCAGATTAAGAGGGGCAGCTGCCACCAAAGGTCAGGTCATCACCTTCCTGGACGCTCACTGCGAGTGTACTGTTGGGTGGCTGGAACCCTTGCTGGCCCGCATCAAAGAGGACAG GACTGCGGTTGTGTGCCCCATCATCGACGTCATCAGCGACGAGAACTTTGAATATATGGCGGGCTCAGATATGACCTACGGCGGATTTAACTGGAAGCTGAATTTCCGCTGGTACCCGGTTCCCCAGCGGGAGATGGATCGACGTAAGGGTGACCGAACGCTTCCTGTCAG GACCCCCACCATGGCAGGAGGGCTGTTCTCCATAGACAAAGCATACTTTGAAGAAATAGGAAGCTATGATCCAGGGATGGATATCTGGGGTGGGGAGAACTTGGAGATGTCTTTCAGA ATCTGGCAGTGTGGCGGTTCCTTGGAGATTGTCACTTGTTCCCATGTCGGGCATGTTTTCCGGAAGGCTACTCCTTACAGTTTCCCCGGAGGAACGGGTCAAGTCATCAACAAGAACAACAGGCGGCTGGCAGAAGTCTGGATGGATGATTTCAAAGATTTCTTCTATATCATATCACCAG GTGTGATGCGCGTCAACTACGGGGACGTCTCCTCCCGCAAAGCCCTCCGTGCAGCCTTAAAGTGCAAACCTTTCTCCTGGTATCTTGAGAACATCTACCCGGATTCCCAGATCCCTCGAAGATATTACTCACTTGGTGAa ATCAGGAACGTTGAGACCAACCAATGCGTCGACAACATGGGACGAAAGGAGAACGAGAAAGTTGGCTTCTTCAACTGCCACGGCATGGGTGGAAACCAG GTGTTCTCATACACGGCGGACAAAGAGATTCGGACAGATGACCTCTGTTTGGACGTCTCCCGCCTTAATGGGCCCGTCGTCATGCTCAAGTGTCACCACATGAAGGGCAatcaaatgtttcagtacgatGCGGAG AAACACACCTTCCTCCACATTATCACCCAGTCGTGTCTGACCATCAGCCGCCTCGAGGACGGCACCTTTGGCCCTACTGTGGAGTACTGTAACAACAGTCCCCTTCAGGCCTGGATCCTGCACAACTTAACTCAAGTGGAGGTTGCTAGGCGCCTCTACTACAGCGCCACTGACTATTTTCTTTAA
- the rprma gene encoding protein reprimo A translates to MNATGFNHTDGGLFNRTEGMLCCNLSSVVTDQGLAAASPDERSLFVMRVVQIAVMCVLSLTVVFGIFFLGCNLLIKSEGMINFLVTDRRPSKEAEAVIVGAY, encoded by the coding sequence ATGAACGCCACGGGCTTCAACCACACGGATGGCGGCTTGTTCAACAGGACAGAGGGCATGCTGTGCTGCAACCTGTCGTCGGTGGTGACCGACCAAGGTTTGGCGGCCGCCTCCCCGGACGAGAGGAGCCTGTTCGTCATGCGGGTGGTTCAGATCGCTGTCATGTGCGTGCTGTCTCTCACCGTGGTCTTCGGCATCTTCTTCCTGGGCTGCAACCTACTCATCAAGTCCGAGGGCATGATCAACTTCTTGGTGACCGACAGGAGGCCCTCCAAAGAGGCCGAGGCGGTTATCGTTGGAGCCTACTGA
- the galnt13 gene encoding polypeptide N-acetylgalactosaminyltransferase 13 isoform X1 yields the protein MRRFVYCKVVLTTSLVWVLVDVFLLLYFSECNKCDDKKDRSLLPALRAVISRNHEGPGEMGKSVNIPKEDHEKMKELFKINQFNLMASDMIALNRSLPDVRLDSCKTKVYPDNLPNTSIVIVFHNEAWSTLLRTVHSVINRSPRRLLVEIVLVDDFSERDFLGKKLEHYVRTLEVPVKILRMEQRSGLIRARLRGAAATKGQVITFLDAHCECTVGWLEPLLARIKEDRTAVVCPIIDVISDENFEYMAGSDMTYGGFNWKLNFRWYPVPQREMDRRKGDRTLPVRTPTMAGGLFSIDKAYFEEIGSYDPGMDIWGGENLEMSFRIWQCGGSLEIVTCSHVGHVFRKATPYSFPGGTGQVINKNNRRLAEVWMDDFKDFFYIISPGVMRVNYGDVSSRKALRAALKCKPFSWYLENIYPDSQIPRRYYSLGEIRNVETNQCVDNMGRKENEKVGFFNCHGMGGNQVFSYTADKEIRTDDLCLDVSRLNGPVVMLKCHHMKGNQMFQYDAEFIGKWEYDFEKHTFLHIITQSCLTISRLEDGTFGPTVEYCNNSPLQAWILHNLTQVEVARRLYYSATDYFL from the exons ATGCGGCGGTTTGTCTACTGCAAGGTGGTCTTGACCACCTCTTTAGTCTGGGTGCTGGTGGACGTTTTCCTGTTGCTCTATTTCAGCGAATGTAACAAATGTGACGACAAGAAGGACCGCTCGCTGCTTCCTGCCCTCCGCG CCGTGATATCTCGTAACCACGAGGGTCCCGGTGAGATGGGCAAGTCTGTGAACATCCCCAAGGAGGACcacgagaagatgaaggagctctTTAAGATAAATCAGTTCAACCTGATGGCCAGCGATATGATTGCACTCAACAGGAGCTTGCCGGATGTCCGGTTGGACAG CTGCAAGACCAAAGTATACCCAGACAACTTGCCAAACACGAGCATCGTCATCGTGTTCCATAACGAGGCATGGAGCACATTGCTGCGGACAGTCCACAGTGTCATCAATCGCTCTCCCAGACGCTTACTTGTGGAAATCGTGCTTGTGGATGACTTCAGTGAGAGAG ACTTCttagggaaaaaattggagcacTATGTGCGGACCCTTGAAGTGCCAGTGAAGATTTTAAGGATGGAGCAGCGTTCAGGCCTTATCCGAGCCAGATTAAGAGGGGCAGCTGCCACCAAAGGTCAGGTCATCACCTTCCTGGACGCTCACTGCGAGTGTACTGTTGGGTGGCTGGAACCCTTGCTGGCCCGCATCAAAGAGGACAG GACTGCGGTTGTGTGCCCCATCATCGACGTCATCAGCGACGAGAACTTTGAATATATGGCGGGCTCAGATATGACCTACGGCGGATTTAACTGGAAGCTGAATTTCCGCTGGTACCCGGTTCCCCAGCGGGAGATGGATCGACGTAAGGGTGACCGAACGCTTCCTGTCAG GACCCCCACCATGGCAGGAGGGCTGTTCTCCATAGACAAAGCATACTTTGAAGAAATAGGAAGCTATGATCCAGGGATGGATATCTGGGGTGGGGAGAACTTGGAGATGTCTTTCAGA ATCTGGCAGTGTGGCGGTTCCTTGGAGATTGTCACTTGTTCCCATGTCGGGCATGTTTTCCGGAAGGCTACTCCTTACAGTTTCCCCGGAGGAACGGGTCAAGTCATCAACAAGAACAACAGGCGGCTGGCAGAAGTCTGGATGGATGATTTCAAAGATTTCTTCTATATCATATCACCAG GTGTGATGCGCGTCAACTACGGGGACGTCTCCTCCCGCAAAGCCCTCCGTGCAGCCTTAAAGTGCAAACCTTTCTCCTGGTATCTTGAGAACATCTACCCGGATTCCCAGATCCCTCGAAGATATTACTCACTTGGTGAa ATCAGGAACGTTGAGACCAACCAATGCGTCGACAACATGGGACGAAAGGAGAACGAGAAAGTTGGCTTCTTCAACTGCCACGGCATGGGTGGAAACCAG GTGTTCTCATACACGGCGGACAAAGAGATTCGGACAGATGACCTCTGTTTGGACGTCTCCCGCCTTAATGGGCCCGTCGTCATGCTCAAGTGTCACCACATGAAGGGCAatcaaatgtttcagtacgatGCGGAG TTTATTGGCAAATGGGAATATGATTTTGAG AAACACACCTTCCTCCACATTATCACCCAGTCGTGTCTGACCATCAGCCGCCTCGAGGACGGCACCTTTGGCCCTACTGTGGAGTACTGTAACAACAGTCCCCTTCAGGCCTGGATCCTGCACAACTTAACTCAAGTGGAGGTTGCTAGGCGCCTCTACTACAGCGCCACTGACTATTTTCTTTAA
- the galnt13 gene encoding polypeptide N-acetylgalactosaminyltransferase 13 isoform X4 gives MRRFVYCKVVLTTSLVWVLVDVFLLLYFSECNKCDDKKDRSLLPALRAVISRNHEGPGEMGKSVNIPKEDHEKMKELFKINQFNLMASDMIALNRSLPDVRLDSCKTKVYPDNLPNTSIVIVFHNEAWSTLLRTVHSVINRSPRRLLVEIVLVDDFSERDFLGKKLEHYVRTLEVPVKILRMEQRSGLIRARLRGAAATKGQVITFLDAHCECTVGWLEPLLARIKEDRTAVVCPIIDVISDENFEYMAGSDMTYGGFNWKLNFRWYPVPQREMDRRKGDRTLPVRTPTMAGGLFSIDKAYFEEIGSYDPGMDIWGGENLEMSFRIWQCGGSLEIVTCSHVGHVFRKATPYSFPGGTGQVINKNNRRLAEVWMDDFKDFFYIISPGVMRVNYGDVSSRKALRAALKCKPFSWYLENIYPDSQIPRRYYSLGEIRNVETNQCVDNMGRKENEKVGFFNCHGMGGNQVFSYTADKEIRTDDLCLDVSRLNGPVVMLKCHHMKGNQMFQYDAERLILLHVNSNQCLDMPFEEDKMVPSLRNCNGSRSQQWLLRNMTLSL, from the exons ATGCGGCGGTTTGTCTACTGCAAGGTGGTCTTGACCACCTCTTTAGTCTGGGTGCTGGTGGACGTTTTCCTGTTGCTCTATTTCAGCGAATGTAACAAATGTGACGACAAGAAGGACCGCTCGCTGCTTCCTGCCCTCCGCG CCGTGATATCTCGTAACCACGAGGGTCCCGGTGAGATGGGCAAGTCTGTGAACATCCCCAAGGAGGACcacgagaagatgaaggagctctTTAAGATAAATCAGTTCAACCTGATGGCCAGCGATATGATTGCACTCAACAGGAGCTTGCCGGATGTCCGGTTGGACAG CTGCAAGACCAAAGTATACCCAGACAACTTGCCAAACACGAGCATCGTCATCGTGTTCCATAACGAGGCATGGAGCACATTGCTGCGGACAGTCCACAGTGTCATCAATCGCTCTCCCAGACGCTTACTTGTGGAAATCGTGCTTGTGGATGACTTCAGTGAGAGAG ACTTCttagggaaaaaattggagcacTATGTGCGGACCCTTGAAGTGCCAGTGAAGATTTTAAGGATGGAGCAGCGTTCAGGCCTTATCCGAGCCAGATTAAGAGGGGCAGCTGCCACCAAAGGTCAGGTCATCACCTTCCTGGACGCTCACTGCGAGTGTACTGTTGGGTGGCTGGAACCCTTGCTGGCCCGCATCAAAGAGGACAG GACTGCGGTTGTGTGCCCCATCATCGACGTCATCAGCGACGAGAACTTTGAATATATGGCGGGCTCAGATATGACCTACGGCGGATTTAACTGGAAGCTGAATTTCCGCTGGTACCCGGTTCCCCAGCGGGAGATGGATCGACGTAAGGGTGACCGAACGCTTCCTGTCAG GACCCCCACCATGGCAGGAGGGCTGTTCTCCATAGACAAAGCATACTTTGAAGAAATAGGAAGCTATGATCCAGGGATGGATATCTGGGGTGGGGAGAACTTGGAGATGTCTTTCAGA ATCTGGCAGTGTGGCGGTTCCTTGGAGATTGTCACTTGTTCCCATGTCGGGCATGTTTTCCGGAAGGCTACTCCTTACAGTTTCCCCGGAGGAACGGGTCAAGTCATCAACAAGAACAACAGGCGGCTGGCAGAAGTCTGGATGGATGATTTCAAAGATTTCTTCTATATCATATCACCAG GTGTGATGCGCGTCAACTACGGGGACGTCTCCTCCCGCAAAGCCCTCCGTGCAGCCTTAAAGTGCAAACCTTTCTCCTGGTATCTTGAGAACATCTACCCGGATTCCCAGATCCCTCGAAGATATTACTCACTTGGTGAa ATCAGGAACGTTGAGACCAACCAATGCGTCGACAACATGGGACGAAAGGAGAACGAGAAAGTTGGCTTCTTCAACTGCCACGGCATGGGTGGAAACCAG GTGTTCTCATACACGGCGGACAAAGAGATTCGGACAGATGACCTCTGTTTGGACGTCTCCCGCCTTAATGGGCCCGTCGTCATGCTCAAGTGTCACCACATGAAGGGCAatcaaatgtttcagtacgatGCGGAG AGACTCATCTTGCTGCACGTCAACAGCAACCAATGTTTGGACATGCCCTTCGAGGAGGACAAGATGGTCCCCAGCCTGAGGAACTGCAACGGAAGCCGCTCCCAGCAGTGGCTGCTCCGCAACATGACGCTGAGTCTCTGA
- the galnt13 gene encoding polypeptide N-acetylgalactosaminyltransferase 13 isoform X3, which yields MRRFVYCKVVLTTSLVWVLVDVFLLLYFSECNKCDDKKDRSLLPALRAVISRNHEGPGEMGKSVNIPKEDHEKMKELFKINQFNLMASDMIALNRSLPDVRLDSCKTKVYPDNLPNTSIVIVFHNEAWSTLLRTVHSVINRSPRRLLVEIVLVDDFSERDFLGKKLEHYVRTLEVPVKILRMEQRSGLIRARLRGAAATKGQVITFLDAHCECTVGWLEPLLARIKEDRTAVVCPIIDVISDENFEYMAGSDMTYGGFNWKLNFRWYPVPQREMDRRKGDRTLPVRTPTMAGGLFSIDKAYFEEIGSYDPGMDIWGGENLEMSFRIWQCGGSLEIVTCSHVGHVFRKATPYSFPGGTGQVINKNNRRLAEVWMDDFKDFFYIISPGVMRVNYGDVSSRKALRAALKCKPFSWYLENIYPDSQIPRRYYSLGEIRNVETNQCVDNMGRKENEKVGFFNCHGMGGNQVFSYTADKEIRTDDLCLDVSRLNGPVVMLKCHHMKGNQMFQYDAEFIGKWEYDFERLILLHVNSNQCLDMPFEEDKMVPSLRNCNGSRSQQWLLRNMTLSL from the exons ATGCGGCGGTTTGTCTACTGCAAGGTGGTCTTGACCACCTCTTTAGTCTGGGTGCTGGTGGACGTTTTCCTGTTGCTCTATTTCAGCGAATGTAACAAATGTGACGACAAGAAGGACCGCTCGCTGCTTCCTGCCCTCCGCG CCGTGATATCTCGTAACCACGAGGGTCCCGGTGAGATGGGCAAGTCTGTGAACATCCCCAAGGAGGACcacgagaagatgaaggagctctTTAAGATAAATCAGTTCAACCTGATGGCCAGCGATATGATTGCACTCAACAGGAGCTTGCCGGATGTCCGGTTGGACAG CTGCAAGACCAAAGTATACCCAGACAACTTGCCAAACACGAGCATCGTCATCGTGTTCCATAACGAGGCATGGAGCACATTGCTGCGGACAGTCCACAGTGTCATCAATCGCTCTCCCAGACGCTTACTTGTGGAAATCGTGCTTGTGGATGACTTCAGTGAGAGAG ACTTCttagggaaaaaattggagcacTATGTGCGGACCCTTGAAGTGCCAGTGAAGATTTTAAGGATGGAGCAGCGTTCAGGCCTTATCCGAGCCAGATTAAGAGGGGCAGCTGCCACCAAAGGTCAGGTCATCACCTTCCTGGACGCTCACTGCGAGTGTACTGTTGGGTGGCTGGAACCCTTGCTGGCCCGCATCAAAGAGGACAG GACTGCGGTTGTGTGCCCCATCATCGACGTCATCAGCGACGAGAACTTTGAATATATGGCGGGCTCAGATATGACCTACGGCGGATTTAACTGGAAGCTGAATTTCCGCTGGTACCCGGTTCCCCAGCGGGAGATGGATCGACGTAAGGGTGACCGAACGCTTCCTGTCAG GACCCCCACCATGGCAGGAGGGCTGTTCTCCATAGACAAAGCATACTTTGAAGAAATAGGAAGCTATGATCCAGGGATGGATATCTGGGGTGGGGAGAACTTGGAGATGTCTTTCAGA ATCTGGCAGTGTGGCGGTTCCTTGGAGATTGTCACTTGTTCCCATGTCGGGCATGTTTTCCGGAAGGCTACTCCTTACAGTTTCCCCGGAGGAACGGGTCAAGTCATCAACAAGAACAACAGGCGGCTGGCAGAAGTCTGGATGGATGATTTCAAAGATTTCTTCTATATCATATCACCAG GTGTGATGCGCGTCAACTACGGGGACGTCTCCTCCCGCAAAGCCCTCCGTGCAGCCTTAAAGTGCAAACCTTTCTCCTGGTATCTTGAGAACATCTACCCGGATTCCCAGATCCCTCGAAGATATTACTCACTTGGTGAa ATCAGGAACGTTGAGACCAACCAATGCGTCGACAACATGGGACGAAAGGAGAACGAGAAAGTTGGCTTCTTCAACTGCCACGGCATGGGTGGAAACCAG GTGTTCTCATACACGGCGGACAAAGAGATTCGGACAGATGACCTCTGTTTGGACGTCTCCCGCCTTAATGGGCCCGTCGTCATGCTCAAGTGTCACCACATGAAGGGCAatcaaatgtttcagtacgatGCGGAG TTTATTGGCAAATGGGAATATGATTTTGAG AGACTCATCTTGCTGCACGTCAACAGCAACCAATGTTTGGACATGCCCTTCGAGGAGGACAAGATGGTCCCCAGCCTGAGGAACTGCAACGGAAGCCGCTCCCAGCAGTGGCTGCTCCGCAACATGACGCTGAGTCTCTGA